The DNA segment GATCTCAAATCTCAATTCTTACATTTTAGGAATTGCACAATTCCTATCTTTTAGGAGATCTACTTGCCACCTTTGCCCTAGCCGTGTACCCCCATTTGCCTTGGCCGAAATTCACACTAAATCCTAGCCTCCATCACTCATCATTCAACCCTAGATCTCAAGTGGTGCCCAGCTCCCAAGAGAGACCCATTGTCGTGCACCATCATCACCCAACCCGAGATCACCTAGTCTCACTTCACCAACACTCCATTTCAGGCTACACGTGATCTACACCAAGCAAAAGAGTCTTATCAGTCATCTGATGAGCAACAAGGAGAGAATAGAACCCTTAGTGTTTGGGGACTTGACCGAGGCCCTCAACAAGCTTGCCGTTGTCACGCGCGGCACCATTAGAATCCGTGGCTTCGGTTCTCTCATAACCAACCACCAGTTTTTCTCTTAGAGTGGCGCGTAATCCACACGTGCCACCATAGTCAGTGAAGGTCTTTTGCCGGTATATCGACGCATCCTCTGATTGCTACGTTCCTATATTCCTCCTTTCCTTAACCAATGATCAAGACAAAGTGGTCATGGAAGACTCATACAATCAGTCCAGACAAACAAGATGCAGCACACTTCATTACACGGTGATCACTTTTAGTCGCAGTTTGATagtctttttattaaactattcTAAAACTGTTTCAAGTGGCATCTCCTAAGTGGAAAATGGGTGGGAGCCATTTTTTGGCcctaaatccttttttttttctttttttctttttttattttactggtGTTGCACTTATTTGTTCTGGAATGGTTATTGAAGACTCTTACTCTATTAAATTTTGTATCATATAACCTTTGGTTTATTGATaaactttctttaaaaaaattaaaaaaaaaaaagatcatggGGCCAATTAATGCATGGTTGATTCTCGATCTACATGTTTGAAGGTGTACGTGCAGCCAGTCTAGTATTAATGTTGACCACGCTGAATGATAGGTATTGGATGGAGCATTACGTACGTTTTTTGTTTACAAACAAAAGCCATGTATGCTCGATCGTCCTGTATTTTGCAATCATGATCTATACTCACATGGTGAATTCAAATTTCATGAGATGATGGAATAACCACTGAACTAGTACTCCCTCCCAGATCTATTTTGTCACAACTGAAggagttttatatataaaacaacatTGTACGTTTTATCACTTTAGTTAATTTCTGTGCTCGAAGCATTTAATGATGGAATTATATAAACCATTAATGGTCTAGTCTCTAGATGCAGGTGTCGTCGGCCCTAAGGGGTTGATTAATGGACCAACCAGGCGCAGATGgtcaattaataattatttttgcaacCCAATTTACTAAAACTAATAGAAGAGATGCGGATGGAAGAAATTAGTACTCAAGAAGATCACGagaaaagcaaaagcaaaaagaaaaagagaaaacctaGCTAAGAGAAAAGGACGAGAGATGCGGATGGAAGAAATTAGTAATCGATAAGATCACGagaaaagtaaaagcaaaagcaaaaacaaaaacaaaaagagaaaatctAGCCAGttaggagaaaaagaagagaaaaggacCAAAGATGCAGCTGGCTGAGATATTATACAAGTCATGCTCCCATGATTCATGACtactttaaaatttgaataatgcaAAAAACTGGTACTTTGGGCTTcataataattagtttgtagACGGAACCAGTCCTAGATTTTCAAAGAGTATGGCCGGGTACTTTGTttctacaaatattataaattattttagaaaaattttatacattgtTTTTCCAtaccatatattatttttattttttttatcaaatatatagtaTACAAATAATGAgtacaaaaatttaattagtttaagaagaataaaaaaataaaaataaaaataagtataatgtgtgaggatgatgagtaaaaaaCTCATGAGTTTATTCCATCTCATCTTTACAtctaaacaacaattaaaaacaaatatttttcaattcaatttttcaaataaaaaaattttttcatttaattactacCTAAAcatcacaaattttttaaacttccaaataaaacacaaaacacaatttaactttttcaaatctcaaaataaaaattataataaaaaattatttttttaataaaaagttatattctaaccatcttttttactttataatttcttatttaactttcactctctttttttcaaaacctcctataaattttaactcaaataattttgttattattcataaattatctcattattatttataaattttatctcGTTTTATCTGTATAATTGTTGGTGAAATTAcacaataatgtaatgaaaattacaataaagttaaaattgaaatgaaGCTAGTTTGGATTGAGGTACGAAAATCTCGCTTTCTTTAAAGAAATTCAAGTCCTTTGCGGTGTATAAAGTCTTAATTTAACCAGTGCAACAAAACTCCTTTTGATTTGACTTCTCCAGAATACAACAGTCTAACTGATCGTCATATAGCCTGAACCAACTCTGCACAAGTGGTTGAGCCCAAAGATCCACTCAAAGAATAACTCTCTATTATCTGAAAaatctctcaaaaaaaaaaaatatatatatatatatatatatatacaatttatatacctttatcttttttacaaaatgaaCAACACgttgtttttcatcaaaaaagaaataatattcctCTTAATTTAAAACTCTACACTGGACGCCAAtctctatttactttttaatagaAGATAGACGTTAATACCAAGAGATTCGGCAATTCAAGAGAATAAAGGCAATAACGTTTAAGCAATAAATCTCATAACGTTTAATAACTTAAAAGAGTTTATAACCGTAGATTTTTCAAAAGGCTCGGCTAAGCGattgaataaaaagataaataaaataaatagtaaatgatGCTTTTTATAACCGCAAGCCAATAAAAGCAGGCAACGTCAATGTTAAAAGCCAAAGTTAATGGAAGAAAAACAACGGTAATAACctctttgaaaagaaaagttataaaaaaaactatttatttaaaaataccaACAATAACTAAACGAGATCAAATCTACTCAGCCTCCGCTACGTCTGGTTCGTGGAACTTGAAAGAGGAAACAAGAAGaataaaatgtaaaatgaaaaagaaaaatagaaagagatagagagtacatgaagaaaaagaaaagacccTAGCCTGCGGTTGAAGAGCAAAGATATATAAACTCAATAACTTGGAAATCTTTTCATATTCAGTCTTCTCTCAAGTACTTTTTCCGCGCCCACTTCTATATAAAAGGGCCATTGGCATTCTCTATATCCCCATTCATTAATCGAAGATCATTATTTTAGATAACTGAAAAATGGTAGCCCCCAGGATAAGCCTGAATCTTTTGATAGACAATAAGAGAAAGCGAGTGCTGTTTGCCGAAACAGGTAAGGACTTTGTTGATTTTCTCTTAGAAACTTTCACCCTGCCGATCGTAACTATCACCAGGTTCCTAAAGAACGAAGGCCTGCAGTTAGGCAGCTGCCTGCAAAGCCTGTACGAGAGCATTGAAAACCTGAGCGATACTTGCATTCTGCCAAGCCATAGTAAAGATTTGGTTTTGAAGCCCAAAGTAGTCATGTACGGTGGTACAGACTCCATCCTCTTGCCAAAGGTGGAGTCCTATACGCTCAAGAAGAAATTCTACAAGTGTCGGAACTCAAGTTGCAGCATCCGTAATTATCGCTTGTCTTCTACATTTGGCGGACATTGTTATGCATGCAAGTCGTCATCTATGGATGACGAGGTAAGGTTTGAAGAGCTACTTAGCGGAAACAAGTCGAGTGGTAATTTGAATTTGTTGAAAGAGGGGGTCACATACATGGTGACTGATGATCTGGAGATGGAGCCCATTTCTACCGACAATTTCATAACTCTGCTTAATGAGTATGATATCACGGACGTAGGGGCGCTTGAAAAGCAAGTGGTCATTCTGGGCAAGGACGAGGTACGTATGTCATACCAGccttgatcttcttcttctatttttggttatttgttattcataacATATATGAATATGATTTTCAGCTTTTTGGTGAAAGTTGGACAGAAAAGTCGTTAAATTAGtcctgtgtgtgtgtgtgtgtgtgttttgggggggggtTTGCATAAACCATGAAATTAATAGTACTTCTGATCAATCCGGCCATCCTCCTGATCAGTTCATGGATCACCTCCTGAAATATTATTTGTGATCATATATTAATCGTATTGGCAATCTGATAcgatataatatatacatatatatatatatgtcaaaatTGGTAAGGacacaattaattaattcttgtacgtacgtacaatcatataataagatattaactttttattttattttatgattggTTTGATTTTGGTCATGCGTTTGAattcaagaaaatattattatatgatgaagttgtaaaataattatatattagttatgCCCATACCAAGACTCtagtaactatttttttttttttttctcgatttTATTTGTTGCCAGTGTGTGAAGTTGCTTAAGGCTGCACTGCAATCCAAGACTGTTTTGACTGATGTCTTCCTGTCAAGACCAACTGAAATTGAGGAGTCGATCGAAACAGGTATTGGAACTTCTGAGGGTTAAAGGTGAAGCTGAGGATGATGGGAATAAAGGTGATGATGATCGTTATGATGATGGTGATGAGGAAGTGGGATATGTCTAA comes from the Carya illinoinensis cultivar Pawnee chromosome 8, C.illinoinensisPawnee_v1, whole genome shotgun sequence genome and includes:
- the LOC122318087 gene encoding uncharacterized protein LOC122318087, whose protein sequence is MVAPRISLNLLIDNKRKRVLFAETGKDFVDFLLETFTLPIVTITRFLKNEGLQLGSCLQSLYESIENLSDTCILPSHSKDLVLKPKVVMYGGTDSILLPKVESYTLKKKFYKCRNSSCSIRNYRLSSTFGGHCYACKSSSMDDEVRFEELLSGNKSSGNLNLLKEGVTYMVTDDLEMEPISTDNFITLLNEYDITDVGALEKQVVILGKDECVKLLKAALQSKTVLTDVFLSRPTEIEESIETGIGTSEG